The following is a genomic window from Salmo salar chromosome ssa23, Ssal_v3.1, whole genome shotgun sequence.
ACCCAGTATATTGTTGAGTGCATTTTTAGAATTACAATTTAGTCAATTCTTGAATAGCGTTTCTTACTTTGAGAAAAAAAGGAGTAGTCTTTTGTAGTTGGGAATAGTAATCTCTAGGTTTCCTGTAAATTATTTGTGGAGATGAACATTTTCAGTCTCTTTGGAGGTTCCTTGAATTGTACCATGTAAGGTACAATTTAAGATTAGAAAATGGCCTTCTTGGTCCGTGTGCTGGGATATAAGGGAAAATTGTTATTTACTTATTTATCAGGATGCCTACACCAGTATATGCCTCTCTAACCCAGCTCCTCTTTAAATATGATACTTCTCCTTTTTGAAGTGAAAACCACATCCTCTCATAATCTCTTGAATGTtcaagaacccccccccccaccccctcttcccCTCAGACACCCTTACACCCATCCATATAGCCATTCTCCTTCATTCACATACAACCCCTACCCTATGCATCCACACACCCATTCTCTCCCGCCCTCCTAAACATATTCACATTCATCCTCCCTCACACCTCacgcgtttggaaattgctcccaaggatgaaccagacttgtggaagtctactttttttctgaggtcttggctgatttattttgattttcccatgatgtcaagcaaagaggcactgagtttgaaggtaggccttgaaatacatccacaggtacacctccatttaACTCaagttatgtcaattagcctatcagaagcttctaaagccatgacatcattttctggaattttccaagctgtttaaaggcacagtcaacttagtttatgtaaacttctgacccactggaattgtgatacagtcaattataagttaaataatctgtctgtaaacaattgttggaaaaatgacttgtgtcatgcacaaaatagatgtcctaactgacttgccaaaactatagtttgttaacaagaaatatgtggagtgagttttaatgagttttaatgactccaacctaagtgtatgtaaacttccgacttcgactGTTCATGCTGTGTTTCCCCCTTTGAATTGTCTTATCAGTGTCTATGTAGCCCGTATTCAGCTACTTCTATCGTTACTTCATAGAGAAGAACCTTCGCTTGGGGAAagtacacttaacaaaaatatcaaagcaacatgtaaagtgttggtcccatgtttcatgaactgaaataaaatatacagaaatgtttcatacacgcaaaaaacgtatttctctcaaacgttgtgaacaaatttgtttacacccctgttagtgagcatttctcctttgccaagataattcaccCAGCTGACAgttatggcatatcaagaagctgattaaacagcatggtcattacacaggtgcaccttgtgctggggacaataaaaggccactaaaatgtgtagtttagtCACACAACTcattgccacagatgtctcaagttttgagggagcgtgtaattggcatgctgactgcaggaatgtccaccagagctgttgccagagaaattaatgttaatttctctaccataagctgcttcCAATATTGtttaagagaatttggcagtatgtccaacaggcCTTACAACCTCAGACCATTTGTAATCCCGCCAGCCCAGGACTATCCagtttcttcacctgcaggatcgtctgagacccgCCACCCAtatagctgatgaaactgtgggtttgcacaacccaaGAATTTCTGcccagaaaccgtctcagggaagctcatctgcgtgctcgtcgtctgacctgactgcagttcggtgtcgtaaccgacttcagtggtcaAATGCTcaacttcgatggccactggcacgctggagaagtgtgctcttcccggttgaatcccagtttcaactgtgcCGGGCAGATtgtgttgtgtgggtgagcggtttgctgatgccaacgttatgaacagagttccccatggtggcgttggggttatggtatgggcaggcataagctacggacaatgaacgcaattgcattttatcgatggcaatttgaatgcacagagataccgggaTGAGGTCCTGAgggccattgtcatgccattcatccgccgcaatCACCTCATgtgatgcacagccccatgtcgcaaggatctgtacacaattcctggaagtagaaaatgccccagttcttccatggcctgcatactcaccagacatgtcacccattgagcatgtttgagatgctctggattgacgtgtactaCTGCGTGTTGCAgttccaatatccagcaacttcgcacagccattgaagaggaatggaacaacattccacagtccacaatcaacagcctgatcaactctatgcgaaggagatgtgtcacgctgcatgaggtggtcacgccagatactgactggtttgctGATCCACACCccaaagtatctgtgaccaacagatgcatatcgtgttcccagtcatgtggaatccatagatcagggactaatgaatttatttcaattgactgattgccttatatgaactgtaactcagtaaaatctttaaaactattgtatgttgcatttatattgttgttcagtatagttttaatcatgttttgaggttatatagtgtttgtttatatttactttgtttacaagcattgaagtaaaacaagcttatattttggatcTGATGGGGTGCGACAGTTGATCTAAGCTCATGAAGAATTTACAagatatattcttcaagaatcaaagggtatatatcattaatttataagatatattcttcaagaatcaaagggtatatataattaatttataagatatattcttcaagaatcaaagggtacatatcattaatttataagtccaaaaatggatgtactgtagcaactgcagattgcctgtTTGAGCCGATGTTTCTGGCCTTTTTACTTTTCATAATTCATTCACAAATTCTTTTCACAATTACTTGATATAGATACACCATATTCTGTGAAAATGTTTAATCATGACATATTAAGGAATGTATACAGTGCTGGAGCACTTAAATATAATTCACACTAGACCTATAGTATAAGTACTCTCAAGGAAACATTACACTTTCAAAATGCAGTTTTACCATGCACAATTCTTTATGAAGCGTTTCTTTCAAACTATTCCAAACCTCAGATGATGCAGTCTTGAGCTACCTTTCAGAAGAGGAGCATCCTCTCAAGAATGACTTTAATTACAAACTCACATTTGTGTATATAAGGCTTGTTTAGCTGTTTACTGTAGCTGCCTGTTGCTGAAGCTGTCAGCTAGTGCCCAGACTAGTTCATAAGAAGCTCTTTGTCTATATTAAAGAATGCATTGTATGGCAGGGGGACAGAGTGTCTGTTGTCCCTGGTCTACTTGAGAGGCTCAGCAGCGTCTGCGGTCACCTCAGGCGGAGTTTTGTTGGATATGGAGTAATAAAAGACTCGCATGCGCTCCTCCACCTTCACAAAGCCTGGCCGGTCCTCGTGTCTGAGAAGAGAAAGGTCAGACACTTTAGATGTGATGCATCTACTTTTAAATGGGCAGTGGTGTGGCCTATTAGCCTACTTCCCATGTGGTGTGAAAATGAATAGAAGGTCTCTAGTTTCTCACTTACTTGTATGTCCAGCAGTCCTTCATCAGTGCATACATTCTATCTGGACATCCAGACGGACATTCCATCCGGCTCCCACTGGCAATGAAACTGATCACCTCCGGACCTTTCATTTTCTGATCATATTTGGTAAAGACGCAGATTAAGTTAATCTAGACAGCACTGTGTTGGAGGCtgttatttaagcaataatgcaCGATGGGATGAAGTATATGgccaagggctgttcttatgcatgacataacacggagtgcctggatacagcccttagcagtgctatattggccatataccacaaacccccgaggtgccttattgctattataaactggtaacAAATGTAATTAGACCAGTATAAAGaaacgttttgtcatacccatggtatacagtctgatataccacggctttcagccaatcagcattcagggctcgaaccacccagtttataatacagtataaacatTTAACTATATTGTGGTTATATGTCTTGCAGGTGCTGTACAGATTGTACCTTGTATGGTTTTCCTCCGTAAGAAAAGGCTTCCCACATGGTGACACCAAAGCTCCAGACATCACTCTTGCTGGAGAACTTGTGGAAGTTCATGCATTCTGGAGCATACCACTTCAGCGGCCATTTTCCTGCTATGCGTGCCTATGTACCCATGCACGcccgcccgcacacacacacataccataccACATGAATAATATATAAAGAACTGCAGCATTTGACTATATAAAACAGACCAAGATTATAGCACATGACACGTGCAAGAGACTCCTACCTTGTAATAGTTGTCATCAGCACCCAAAGCCTTGGACAGACCAAAGTCACTGATCTTGGCAAACTGTCGGTTGACCAGCAGGACGTTGCGAGCTGCCAGGTCTCTGTGCACAAAGTTCTTCTCCTCCAGGTACTTCATTCCCATAGACACCTGGTGCATCAGCCCCACAATGTTCTCCACTGTGACCTTATCCCTGAGAGGTAGAAGGACAGAAAGGTAACTCAAATTAACCTTTCGGGAAATTACAGTATGTCATGGTATTGTTTGAGTATTAGTAGTGCTATCATTAATGGCATTTCCATAACTCTCTATGATCAATGTCACTACTAAGAGAATAACATGCCTTATgaaactgtatatactgtacacgtGTGAAATAATTGACCTTACTTATTGGTGGAGAGGAACTTGTTGAGTGGCCCAGCAGAAGCTATCTCCATCACCAGCATCAGGCACTCAGCCTGACAGAGCCCCAGCATGCGGACGATGTAAGGGTTACTCAGCTGGTGCATGATCTCCGCCTCCCTCATCATCTCATCTTTCACCAGCTTCTCATTCTCACTCTTCAGCACCTTGATGGCCACATCAGTGTGGCCCCTGGAACCACACAGAAATTAGTGGTGTTATGAATAGGGCCCCATGTTTTTCCTAATTATAGCCTGTAACTGGGGTCCAGATTTTTTCCTGATCAGCTAATTTTGTCAGTAAAAATAATGAGAAACCTCTGACCTAAAACGTAGTTATCAATTGTTATAAATGGCTCTAGGCTGATGTTATAGGTTCTAAACTCAGGATCTGATGTTCTGGTTTGATTCATCCAAAAAGCAGGTCACCCCCCTCTCACTTATTTGTCTTGAAGATTCCTTTCTTGACACAGCCAAAGTTTCCCGAGCCGAGCTCCACCTCGTCAATCATCAGCTGATCCCTATTGATGAAGAACTTCTTCAGGTCATTGGGGTCATGGTAAGGGTTGACAAATTCACTGCAGTCCATGGGCAGCATCTGACGGTCTGTGGGGGGCGAAGTATTGATTTCCTTGGAGCCCCCCAGAGGTACTGTAAGAAAGGGACAACCACAGGGAAATGTCTTAAAGACTAATTTAGTgatttgtgtatgtgtgggttTTGGTGGAAAGGCCATGTGTGTCTGTTGTAATGTTATTGACCTACCTCCAGGTGGCGGTGTGTATCCATTTGTTCTGGGCCGCCTCTGAAAGAAATGTACTGTAtttaatagtaatataataatagtaataataataataagccatttagcagatgcctcAATAAATACATTGGAAAGAAAGTATCTACCATGGAGAAATTAGAAAATGTTCTTGATACTCACCCCCGAGGGCACAACAGGAGTCTCTGAAAATGGATTTGAGAAAGAAGAAAATTAATTCAATGGCATGAGGGACAAAGTTTAGTGAAACAATAAGAAGAATTTGATGATTGTGAACAGAATGTTGATTAAGTACGTTTGGTGTTGTTGCGGTTCACACACGGTTCTCTCAGAACTGTCACTAGCCCATCAGGTTTCATCTTCAGATACTCAACCAGCTGcagaagggagggagagtggcAGGGAAAGATAACTATCTTTGTCTTAAACATTAGGTAGCAGACATAATAAACTTGGACTCATTTGTTGGAGAAGAGAGAACAGCCTACCTGCCACACAGTGTCAAATTTGGTTCCCTCTGGCATGGAGTACTTCCCTGATTTGTCATGGAGGACCTGGTAATGGTAGGCCGTTTTTCCGTACATCAAAGAAAGGGCAAAGGTGCCGGACTCTTCCCTGTCTCTGACTCTGATGAATAAAAACCCAAATCAAACTATGTTGTGGGTGTTTTTAGAACCTTTGCGTAGTGTTTGACTAAAATGCATTTCATGACTCACAGGAACTTTCCATCTGGCTGTGCCCCGGAGTAGAGCCGCCTCTCCCCTTCCTGGCGAGGTATCTTGCTGTGGTACCAGGGCATCCTCTCATGGGCGGTGGTGGCGATCAGCTTCTCCAGCTGTGGAGCCTGGCTGATGATAGCCTGCTCCATGGCCTCCCCCTGAACACAGACACAAAGTCAGACAGGAAACTACATCAGAGAAAGTGTTTATGTGACTTCAGGCCCTGCTGCCTCTCATCCTGTGATAGTCGCTCTGGTTAACAGCGTCTgtgaaattactcaaatgtaatttACCCAACCCTCACCTCCAGGTTCCAGGTCTGTCGTACATACTCCCTCAGCATGTTGTCCCTCAGGTTATCAAAGACGCCTGCTCTGATGGGGTTGTCTGGGGAGCGCAGACAGGGCTTCCTCAGGGTGCACACCAGGCCATCTGAATCCTTACTGTAAAACTCACAGAGCTCCGCTGGACCACAGTGGGGCTTTCCACCTGCAATACAGTAGGTGCTGTTGAGCTGTTTCTCCACAGAGTAGTGGTGGAACTCCACGTTCCACACCAGGGAGACCACGTAGCCGCCCAGGCTCCGCAAACACTGGCGCAGCAGAAACAGCCCGTCGGCCATGCCTGCCAGCTTCAGGTGCTCCTCAGCCTCCGAACGACTGATACTGCCGTAGAAAAAAGGCAGCTCTGCCGCAGGGTCTGTAGTCATGTCTGAGTCTCCTCAGGCAGTACGAGGGAAGACTCCTCAGTTAAAAGGGTTGGAGATGGCTGGAGGCTCCTGGTTAAAGATCTATATAAGGAGAATGTAAAATAATTATGGATGACCACTATTTAAAAAAACAATATTCAAATTACTACAGTATATGTGTTTTTCTAATTGAGGTTGTTGATGAGGTACAGTCTTCAGCCTTTATCATAACTCACATTGAGGCTCCATCTTATGGACCCAGATGAGTGACTGAGGTATTTGTGTGGTTGGGCTGTTCAGTGTGCAGTAATTGAGATAGGGAGTGTGTGTTTCTCTGCACAGGCACAGGCTGGTGTTAAGCACAGCCACAACAGGAAGTTGACAACCGCCCCCATCCTCCTTCTCCAACCTCTCTTTAGTTTCTCACTCTTCTGTTGAGCAGGTGCTGCTGTTTCCAAAGCTTTTCAACACACTGGTGACTAATTTACGTGAAGATTAAGGGAACATATCATTTTTAGATAAATGAAAATACAAAACCAAACAGATGTAAAGCCCCCAACTTGTGCTTTTAACAGACTATCAGGAAATGTAAAATAAACCAAGTGTAGACTACAGGTTAGCATCACAGCATTTTGTGTATGTTCTACTGCGAGCTAGCCTTATTTGATAACAAGCGAGAAAAGCCtgttggtgggaaatacacagaTGAGTATCATGAAAACTTTCAAAACATGGATACCATGATACCATATCACAGACAATTACAAAAAGGAGCTTGGTAGACGAAATAAAGACAGGCATTGAATCAGTTAACATAGTGATACTTTGATGTAGTTTTCTATTCGCGGTCGTCATATAACTTCCCCTTTTTCTTTTCAATTGACACCCCCATTTTGGAAAAAGAAAGCTTTAGCTAAACATGTTTTCCAATCTGTTGGTGTGAGTCATAGGTTAGGGTGGTTTTCCTTGGTTTGGTTTGCAGTTAATGACCTGCCAAAATTTCACTTCAGTTTATTACATGATACACAATTACTACTAGCTCCTTAAGGGAACTCTTCATGGCCAATATTTGATTTTTGTTTCAGAGATCTGAAGTCCTGTGCTTGGTGAAATGATTCTCTGAGGTGGGGTATGTCAAAAGGGGAGAATGTAAGGACTATCACCTGAAGCTTGTGTCTATGCTTAAAAGTGTAGTGTGATTCAACCACAGTTTCCTGAGCGTACCTGTGACAGACTGCCCACATCTATggcggacacacagacagacccacagagagCCGCAATGAGCCACAACGCACGTAGACTCCACCATGGTCTGAGAACTTCAACCCCCCCCTCACCACACGGTTAAAGGACAGGGGTCTTTACATGTTGTGAATGGCTCAAACTGAACTGACTAGTGTTTCGTTTTATTTCCTGTCTTTTTATCCTGGTATTATATGAGCTGAATTGAACAGCTAAAACCCTGAATGACAGACTAAAGTACTTGAGAGTAACCATAAAAGTCAGTTACCATGAAAATTGAAAGATGttaagaaaaaaagaaaatctgTCAAAGAAGACGTATTGTCAACAAGAGAGTTGTTGACTAGGAAatgtccacattttattttctagTGTCCTGAATTTATGAGTGAACACAGACAAAACCATAAAGGTCTCACCACTACTTAATAATTGGAGCATAAATATGCTGTTTGCTTTTGAACACCCCAATTCTCTTCCCTCATCTTGCTTTCCTTCCACCTCAGAACAGACATTAGGACCACATCGAAAACAGCTGTAGGTCTATACTCTCCACTGGAAGGCCATGCATTCTCATACTGTGCTTTGCCTGGaggttggttgtggttaacagctGAGCCAGTacaggacatacagtaccagcctCGGCAGGCTGAAGGCTGTAGCTTTAAAGAGCGGGGAGATAGCAGAGCAGCAACCCTCCTGTGTTCTGACGCACAGCTTTTCCCATGCAGGTACAAGTGGCTGTGAGCTCTACAGATGAAATGCCCTATCCACTGCGGCACAGAGGATAACATGGAGGGTCTTTTGTTTGGCTATAAGACATGACATTCATCAACTATTAACAGTTGACTCAGGGTTGCTAAATTAGTTCATTGGCTCATGGCCATGAACTGTAACAATAATAATGCATATTTGCCTTGTATTTCATATAATCATAGTAAGATAAAACAAAGTGTGGGTTATTATTTGTCTTTGAATCGGATTCAAATGATCATTCAAAAGACTTTATATACCAGGAGGGGTATCGGTTTTGTAAGTTACGCTAACAAAAACATTCCTAAATCATTACGTTACTTTGGCTTCTATGCACTTAGCAACATTTTTTAAATCAGGCAAACATCTAATAAGTTAGGCTTATCAGAACATGTCCAAGTATATACACGTGTTCAATGCAGCAATTCTTTATATTGTTAGAATTCTAGGCCTCTAGAACAGATAAACCACACCATGTTGCTTAATAACGCTTTCAGAGTTTTGTAGAAACAACCACACAAATAGGCCTACAAACATCAAGCGTAGGTCTACATTCAAATGATGGGAGGTCTCTAGTAAGAGGTTCATTTACAAATGAACCTCAGTGGGCCAGACTGCTACCTTATAAATTGCTTACGTCAATGGAAAATCGAAGTGACTCCAATGCGCATATTTTTCCTATGGGCCTACGTAGAAGATTATTGTCAATTTCAAATCAAGCTTTTTGAATTTCGTTTCCTGCTTTTGTTTTATGAACATGCAACCTGCAAAGTGCTTACTGTTGCCTTGTTGGGTTTCTGACAGTGGCCCCTCATCCAACTATATTTAGCCAGTCGATCTTAAGACCAAACCTAAGAGTATAATTAAGTATTTGTAAGCCCTAACTCTTTCCCTGGAACGACAACACATCAGTCTCAGTGATCTGGGTTGTGGCATCCCTGTAAAGAGTTGAGCTACACATGGGCCCAGaagtcctcagatcctcaggaCACTAGTTTAGCCAGTCATGTTTAAGCCAGGGACCTATCTCAACAGGCAAATCATGTTGTATTTTATAGATATTCCATTGCATTGGTTGAACTGGATTACAGTAGGTCCGTAAATGTCACAGAAGGTTGGTCTGTTATCTAGACGAGAATGAGTCTCTTAAAAATAATATAAAAAGACAGCACCTTATTTTCATACAAAGCACAGTATTGGTAATCTATTTTGTAATAATTATGTCATTACATGTGCCAACAAGTCTCAAAATAGAATGTATAATTTAAAAAGAAAGTTACAAGCAATAAACAACACACATAGAACACTTGGGTGTGTCCGCTTAAAAACCGTACCCCTTTTGGCTTTCTATTCATATACACAATGAAAACAACTATTTATAAATATAATCTCTACTTTTGAAGCCACAGCGAGAATGTGTTTGCCACACTGTGGTAAAGACATTTTGCATTTGTTACAGCATAAACTCTGCTAATAGAAACGTATTAACACTTAAATGTGTTCAAGGCACTGGTTACAAGGGAACAAACATTTCCAGAACAGTCTTTTATATATATCATTGATATAAATTCAGTCTAAAATATTGTATTAGTATATTTCAAAGTAGAttaaagtaatagcatttcaatttaAGATTTTTCCATCCCCGAAAGACAAAAGCCttgttatataaatatataaatataatcctATTTACTCCATTGCAAATAAGTATATAAAAAACACAGGACTGACTTCAGATGCACTCACCATAAACTATTTCACTGGAACCAAGGGAAGAGAAGTCAGAGCTAGACAGGTTGGCCTCAGAGAGAGAGTAGCTGAGTCTGGTGACAGAGCAGAGGCATCAGTGATAGTGTGAGGGTGCAGGAAAACTATGTCGGTTGATCGATACAGTCCTGGAATCTTCACAGAGAAACTAACCTACTTCCTTACCTCAGCTACATGAAGTGACAGCAGTTCTGTATACAGCCATCTGAAACAGCAGCCCCAGTCGTCTGTCTCCACCTGTAGCCTGCCACCACGACCCTCCAGCAGTGAGGCTATGACGGAGGTTTTAATGGCTAGATGGAACattcaaatacagtgcattcggaaagttttcaaaccccttgactttttccacattttgttaatgttacagccttattctaaaattgattcatttgttaataataccccataatgacaaagcaaaaacagttttttagacatttttgcacctaaaaataaaatatcacattacgtaagtattcagaccctttactcaatactttgttgaagaacctttggcagcgattacagccactagtcttcttgggtaccaCCTGcaattggggagtttctcccattcttctctgcagatcctctccagctctgtcaggttggatggggagcgtcactgcacagctattttcaggtctctccaaagattttagatcgggttcaagtccgggctctggctgggccactcaaggacattcagagacttgtcccgaagccactcctgcattgtcttggctgtgtgcttagtgtcgttgtcctgttggaaggtgaaccttcaccccagtctgaggtcctgagcaggttttcatcaaggatctctctgtactttgcgccgttcatctttccctcgatcctgactagtcttccagtccctgctgctgaaaaacatccccacaacatgatgctgccaccaccattcttcaccgtagggctggtgccaggtttcctctagacgtgatgcttggcattcaggccaaagagttcaatcttggtttcatcagaccacagaatcttgtttctcatggtctgagagtcctttaggtgccttttggcaaaatccaaccgggctgtcatgtgccttttactgaggagtggcttccttctggccactctaccataaaggcctgattggtggagttctgcagagatggttgtccatctggaaggttctcccatctccacagaggaactctggtgctctgtcagagtgaccatcgggttcctggtcacctccctgaccaaggcccaggattgctccgtttggccgggcggccagctccaggaagagtcttggtggttccaaacatcttccatttaagaatgatggaggccactgtgttcttggggatcttcaatgcagcctgaaatgttttgttgcccttccccagatctgtgccccaaCACAATCCTTTCTTGAAGCTCTTGGAGCTctactgctggtgagtctctgatccacctctacgcagacaacaccattctgtatacttctggcccttctttggacactgtgttaacaaacctgcagatgagcttcaatgccatacaacattccttccatggcctccaactgctcttaaatgcaagtcaaactaaatgcatgctcttcaaccgatcgctgcccgcacccgcccgcccatccagcatcactactctggacggatctgacctagaatatgtggacaactacaaatacctaggtatctggttagactgtaaactctccttccagactcacattaagcatctccaatccaaaattaaatctagaatcggcttcctattccacaacaaagcatccgtcactcatgctgccaaacataccctcgtaaaactgactatcctaccgatccttgacttcggcgatgtcatttacaaaatagcctccaacactctactcagcaaattcgatgtagtctatcacagtgccatccgtttcttCACCAagaccccatatactacccaccactgcgacctgtatgctctcgttggctggcctcgcttcatattcgtcgccaaacccactggctccaggtcatctataagtctttgctaggtaaagccccg
Proteins encoded in this region:
- the LOC106584369 gene encoding tyrosine-protein kinase ZAP-70 produces the protein MTTDPAAELPFFYGSISRSEAEEHLKLAGMADGLFLLRQCLRSLGGYVVSLVWNVEFHHYSVEKQLNSTYCIAGGKPHCGPAELCEFYSKDSDGLVCTLRKPCLRSPDNPIRAGVFDNLRDNMLREYVRQTWNLEGEAMEQAIISQAPQLEKLIATTAHERMPWYHSKIPRQEGERRLYSGAQPDGKFLVRDREESGTFALSLMYGKTAYHYQVLHDKSGKYSMPEGTKFDTVWQLVEYLKMKPDGLVTVLREPCVNRNNTKQTPVVPSGRRPRTNGYTPPPGVPLGGSKEINTSPPTDRQMLPMDCSEFVNPYHDPNDLKKFFINRDQLMIDEVELGSGNFGCVKKGIFKTNKGHTDVAIKVLKSENEKLVKDEMMREAEIMHQLSNPYIVRMLGLCQAECLMLVMEIASAGPLNKFLSTNKDKVTVENIVGLMHQVSMGMKYLEEKNFVHRDLAARNVLLVNRQFAKISDFGLSKALGADDNYYKARIAGKWPLKWYAPECMNFHKFSSKSDVWSFGVTMWEAFSYGGKPYKKMKGPEVISFIASGSRMECPSGCPDRMYALMKDCWTYKHEDRPGFVKVEERMRVFYYSISNKTPPEVTADAAEPLK